Part of the Candidatus Tiamatella incendiivivens genome, GACAAGGTTGCAGTAGTACACACTGACTTCACTAAACTAGCCCAGATGCTGGGGGATGAATTGAAAACAGTTGAGAGATACGTATTCGTCGGAGAAGACGGGCACCCAGATAGCATAGCAGGCAAGCCAACCCACAACTACGAGGACCTCCTTAAGGAATATGGTGGGAAATTCGAGTGGCCCGAAGTGGATGAGAACCAAGTGGCAGGCATGGGATACACCAGTGGAACAACAGGCCTACCCAAGGGAGTATACCATACCCACAGACAGCAAGTACTCCACGCATTAATGGGCCTCCTCCACGTCACATCAGCTCCAAGAGTAAGCCTTAGCAAAGGAGACATCTTCATGCATATAGTCCCAATGTTCCACGTATGGAGCTGGGGACTGCCTTACGCTGTACCAATGATCGGCCTCAAACAAGTATATCCAGGCAAACTAGACCCCATAATGATGCTCGAACTCATAACAAAGGAGAAAGTAACATACGCCGCAGGCGTGCCAACAATACTCTACATGCTACTAAGCGCACCGGGATCCGAGAAATACGATCTAACAGGCTTCAAGTTCGTAGTGGGAGGAGGAGCACTACCTAAGGGACTAGCCAAGCTAGCATTATCCAAGGGAATAGACGTTATCTCAGGATACGGTATGACTGAGACAGCACCCATACTAACAATAGTGCATATGCCTAAGGAGAAGCTGGATCCGGAGAAAGAGTTAGAGCTAAGGACAAGGACTGGTATACCGATACCCTTAGTAGACCTCATCGTCGCCGATGAGGACTGCAATCCAGTGCCGAAGGACGGTAAGACTATGGGTGAAATACTCGTCCGGACGCCATGGGTAGCCTATGAATACTATAAGAACCCTGAGAGGACGGGGAAAGCGTGGCGGTGCGGCTGGTTCCATACCGGGGATATAGCGGTATGGTATACAGACGGATTCGTCAAAATAGTCGACAGAGACAAGGACGTGATTAAGAGCGGCGGAGAATGGATAAGTAGCCTCAGACTAGAGGACATAATAAGCAGGCACCCTAGCGTGGGCCAGGTAGCCGTAATAGCTGCCAAACACGAGAAGTGGGGTGAGAGGCCTGTAGCACTCATAGTCCCCAAGCCAGGGACCTCGGTTACCGTAGATGATATTATGGGGATCCTGCAGAAGGCAGTTCGATCTGGAGAAATTCCCAAGTGGTGGTTGCCTGACAAAGTACTCGTAGTAGAAGAGTTGCCTTTGACGGGTGTAGGTAAGGTTAACAAGAGAGTCCTGAGAGAAAAATACTTGCATGTTCTAACCGAATAACCCACTAATCTTTTTTAACCCTACAATAGCTTCCAACCGTTTTTATAAACCCCTACGCTCTAGACTAGTAAAACAGCGAGCAACCCCTCATTTCCAGAGGACAGTGAGCAAGCCTTGCACATAATAGACTTCCACATGCATCTACCTCCGAAACCCAAAGATCCCGTTGAAGCAGGCTGGAAACTGGTTGAATCAATGAACAAGTCAGGAGTATCGCATAGTGTAGTAATAGCCGTTGAAACCAGTAGGAAACTCTTCAAAGTCAGAATGGATAAAAAAGCCC contains:
- a CDS encoding long-chain-fatty-acid--CoA ligase; the encoded protein is MTLPEKVPFRPGYELTIKRIYDEMIADYPDGEIIYRDKLRYTYKEFGERVEKVAAALSTLGVKHLDRVATLDWNTHWHYELYMAVPMMSAVVHPVNVRLAPKEIVYVMNHAEDKVAVVHTDFTKLAQMLGDELKTVERYVFVGEDGHPDSIAGKPTHNYEDLLKEYGGKFEWPEVDENQVAGMGYTSGTTGLPKGVYHTHRQQVLHALMGLLHVTSAPRVSLSKGDIFMHIVPMFHVWSWGLPYAVPMIGLKQVYPGKLDPIMMLELITKEKVTYAAGVPTILYMLLSAPGSEKYDLTGFKFVVGGGALPKGLAKLALSKGIDVISGYGMTETAPILTIVHMPKEKLDPEKELELRTRTGIPIPLVDLIVADEDCNPVPKDGKTMGEILVRTPWVAYEYYKNPERTGKAWRCGWFHTGDIAVWYTDGFVKIVDRDKDVIKSGGEWISSLRLEDIISRHPSVGQVAVIAAKHEKWGERPVALIVPKPGTSVTVDDIMGILQKAVRSGEIPKWWLPDKVLVVEELPLTGVGKVNKRVLREKYLHVLTE